The Fusarium falciforme chromosome 7, complete sequence genome window below encodes:
- a CDS encoding AA-permease domain-containing protein yields the protein MSHDKSPKTTDITVEVALTRDVEIIEMTNMASSPARAKENNMTWAISAPKPDEPKEQGEWYDGFRRADRRKMKRQWDQGYRPEQKPTIPGDRHYDIRAANARTATSALARELKGRHLQMIAFGGTIGTGLFVTSGSAIHAGGPGSVLLSYIVIGVLQYCTMQSLAELSVIFPIAGSFSAFSTRFLDPSWGFAMGWNYCLQWLFTLPLEIIAGAFTIGYWNEHLSQSIFVGIFLVAIIVINLFGVKAYGEAEFIFSIIKITAIVGFILLAIVINIGGEPTSGYIGGRYWMDPGLFNNGFKGFCSVLVTSCFSFTGTELIGLAAAETVNPRKSIPSAIKQVFWRITIFYIVSLLLVSLLVAYDDPRITSGISIADASASPFVVAIETAGTTVLPSVMNAVILIAVISVGNSAVFGSSRTLAALADQSHAPAIFAYVDKQGRPLVAIIFSCAVGLLAFLAEVKAHGVVFDWLLSVSSLATLFTWGSICLTHIRFRNAWTHASHTLEQLPFRARSGTTGAWFALAGYVLILISQVWMAFSPIDADKNSTTADVVQNVFLQAMAIPIVVVFYLGHKIWYRTGFVSLDEIDITTGRRYYRVHLMSDQEREARMAWPLWKKVYWYFC from the exons ATGTCACATGACAAGTCGCCAAAGACCACCGACATCACGGTCGAGGTGGCCCTCACGCGCGATGTCGAGATTATCGAGATGACAAACATGGCGTCATCGCCGGCACGGGCCAAGGAGAACAATATGACGTGGGCCATTTCTGCGCCAAAGCCGGACGAGCCCAAGGAGCAGGGCGAATGGTACGATGGATTTCGACGCGCCGACCGCCgaaagatgaagaggcagTGGGACCAAGGATATCGACCTGAGCAGAAACCAACGATTCCGGGAGACCGACACTATGATATCCGTGCTGCGAATGCAAGGACGGCGACATCAGCTTTGGCGAGGGAGCTGAAGGGGCGACATTTGCAGATGATTGCGTTTGGAGGCACCATTG GAACCGGTCTCTTCGTCACTTCTGGCAGCGCTATTCACGCGGGTGGACCTGGCAGCGTGCTTCTGTCCTACATCGTCATCGGAGTGCTGCAGTACTGCACAATGCAGTCTTTGGCCGAATTGAGTGTCATCTTTCCCATTGCGGGCTCATTCTCTGCCTTTTCAACAAGATTCTTGGATCCTTCCTGGGGGTTTGCCATGGGATGGAA CTACTGCCTTCAATGGCTCTTCACCCTTCCTCTCGAGATCATTGCTGGCGCTTTTACCATTGGCTACTGGAACGAGCACCTTAGCCAGTCGATCTTCGTCGGAATATTCCTCGTCGCCATTATCGTGATTAATCTCTTCGGAGTTAAAGCCTATGGCGAGGCGGAATTCATCTTTTCAATCATCAAAATTACTGCCATAGTCGGTTTCAT TCTCCTTGCCATTGTCATCAACATTGGTGGAGAGCCAACAAGTGGCTATATCGGCGGCCGCTATTGGATGGACCCGGGACTCTTCAACAACGGATTCAAAGGCTTCTGTTCAGTCCTTGTCACATCATGCTTCTCGTTCACCGGTACCGAGTTGATTGGATTAGCAGCGGCAGAAACTGTCAACCCTCGAAAGTCAATCCCGAGCGCTATCAAACAGGTATTCTGGCGCATCACGATCTTCTATATCGTCTCGCTGCTGCTCGTTAGTCTTCTCGTGGCATATGACGACCCTCGAATCACCAGCGGAATCAGCATCGCGGATGCATCTGCGAGTCCTTTCGTGGTAGCGATTGAGACTGCCGGAACCACCGTCTTGCCTAGCGTCATGAACGCGGTTATCTTAATCGCCGTGATAAGTGTGGGCAACTCGGCTGTCTTTGGTTCTTCTCGAACACTTGCCGCTCTCGCCGATCAGTCGCATGCCCCAGCCATCTTCGCCTATGTGGACAAGCAAGGCCGCCCATTAGTGGCCATCATTTTCTCTTGCGCCGTCGGGTTATTGGCTTTCCTAGCTGAAGTCAAGGCTCACGGCGTTGTATTTGACTGGTTGCTATCTGTCAGTTCCCTTGCAACGCTCTTCACATGGGGAAGCATTTGTCTCACGCATATCCGCTTCCGCAACGCTTGGACACATGCCTCACACACTCTGGAACAGTTGCCGTTCAGGGCACGATCCGGCACAACCGGCGCCTGGTTCGCCTTGGCTGGCTATGTTCTTATCCTTATTTCGCAGGTGTGGATGGCCTTCTCACCCATAGATGCTGACAAGAACTCGACCACGGCAGACGTTGTGCAAAATGTCTTCCTTCAAGCTATGGCGATTCCGATTGTTGTAGTCTTTTATCTCGGCCACAAGATCTGGTACCGTACGGGCTTTGTGTCTCTAGATGAGATAGATATAACGACAGGGCGGAGATACTATCGTGTTCATCTAATGAGCGACCAAGAACGGGAGGCTCGGATGGCATGGCCGTTATGGAAGAAGGTCTATTGGTATTTTTGCTGA
- a CDS encoding VOC domain-containing protein translates to MASVLPEINNDPSKIQLERIAHVYFEHPDLEKFDEFAKDFGLIPAYQDTGVNLYRGYGKDPYCYVARKSSTRAQAFGGAAFVAQTEADFDKAAALDGAVVSELSPFPGGGRQVTLKSPSGFFFHVVHGQEERSTNESASSALVESQGPFNGSLVKKRFGQFQRFHHGPATVHKLGHYGFIVGDWAKEVTWYTDNFNFVPSDVQYDGENGELDVITFLHLDLGERFSDHHSLFLSRAPPGEHDRMHHTSYEVEDFDTQLLGHDWLASKGYCSVWGVGRHILGSQIFDYWRDPSGFTIEHYADGDLVNIKTGTKRSKVGPLSVWGPEFPADMTADGTRATAA, encoded by the exons ATGGCTTCAGTGCTTCCCGAAATTAATAACGATCCTTCCAAGATCCAACTCGAACGAATTGCGCACGTCTACTTTGAACATCCGGATCTGGAAAAGTTCGATGAGTTTGCCAAGGACTTTGGGCTTATCCCAGCCTACCAGGATACGGGCGTGAACCTCTACCGTGGCTACGGAAAGGATCCTTACTGCTATGTCGCTCGCAAATCATCCACAAGAGCTCAGGCCTTCGGTGGTGCGGCCTTCGTTGCTCAGACGGAAGCCGACTTCGATAAGGCCGCGGCTCTCGACGGTGCCGTGGTCTCAGAGCTGTCTCCGTTTCCAGGCGGTGGCCGCCAAGTAACGTTGAAGAGCCCCTCTGGGTTCTTTTTCCATGTTGTGCATGGGCAAGAGGAGAGAAGTACCAACGAGTCCGCGTCGTCTGCGCTTGTCGAAAGCCAAGGTCCTTTCAACGGCAGTCTTGTCAAGAAAAGATTTG GCCAGTTCCAGAGATTTCACCATGGCCCTGCCACGGTCCATAAACTGGGCCACTACGGCTTTATCGTCGGAGACTGGGCCAAGGAAGTCACATGGTATACAGACAATTTCAATTTTGTTCCTTCGGATGTGCAGTATGACGGAGAAAACGGAGAGCTGGATGTCATCACCTTCTTGCATCTGGATTTGGGGGAGCGCTTCTCCGACCATCACTCGCTGTTCCTCTCACGTGCGCCCCCGGGGGAGCATGACCGCATGCATCACACATCCTACGAGGTGGAGGACTTTGACACCCAGCTCCTGGGTCACGACTGGCTGGCCAGCAAGGGTTATTGCTCTGTCTGGGGTGTGGGCAGACACATTTTGGGGTCTCAGATATTCGACTACTGGAGAGACCCCAGTGGGTTCACCATAGAGCACTACGCCGACGGCGATCTCGTGAATATCAAGACGGGCACCAAGCGGAGCAAGGTCGGGCCGCTATCTGTATGGGGACCTGAATTTCCTGCAGATATGACCGCTGATGGGACAAGGGCCACGGCAGCTTGA
- a CDS encoding Zn(2)-C6 fungal-type domain-containing protein, producing MLPQTSGTLSAHPASPRLDPTGGKQEAVKFRVCDHCRVKKTKCDMARPSCGSCRSRHAVCTYSRRRRKPGPPKGCRKGSRSFSDASSTVSSGILARGSAPSLSSSLAEERGRHDEAIANSISTANSAGWMLMDHDAVAEWPWRYNLVCGISPHYPLGQSFPKDCPGLSPELEAYLLDLYFTHLQPTYPLFRHSYPCLSSRKIPDLSPRLRMAIYAVSARFASPEVLGGPASSKRFAQLAMNLNKGTDLTMDELKASVLLYVYEMTESLRWDTVAEIARITRMAELYYALHFDSRPGESSKTSIFDDWMHLQSQERDIGSGPDAEEWNSVWWCIYSLDTSCSAVTSFSNTITDNLQAKMALPAMSVSEFTNPSLFDQESSEDGLQFIKSSAGAKHWETMSMIFSKSSCRNRNLYFGACSLMRAVTELRSLTIRSRGRDIQKRLNELESDCTATSFALPPWFFNPIRNLGIAETDEEHQRRLDALLVWSGANVLLSICAAKISSHSACSELQELQVIWLTILSKANEMVLIIQNWKPGYFKAIDPMCSYLILLAASVLAFDGELGATNASMPSQSSEHLDLLQLFLDQMGNNWPIARRLSNTLKSLRAKLSGRKPVHEDALNYLIHLTSPLNGTLMCSTENGVDTQSQLTEDASSFRFPAASALAVPGDSSTHSNGELPDNVDPQLQNYQWLDEFDLASLDDVTVGMDPQLCLQQL from the exons ATGCTCCCTCAAACTTCGGGCACTCTCTCTGCTCATCCTGCCTCACCAAGACTGGACCCGACCGGTGGCAAGCAGGAAGCCGTCAAATTCCGGGTCTGTGATCATTGCAGAGT AAAAAAGACAAAAT GTGACATGGCCCGCCCGTCCTGTGGAAGCTGCCGGTCCCGCCATGCTGTTTGCACCTACAGCAGGCGAAGAAGAAAACCTG GACCTCCCAAGGGCTGCCGGAAGGGGAGCAGATCCTTTTCCGATGCCAGTTCAACCGTTTCATCCGGGATTCTGGCACGTGGAAGCGCTCCATCCTTGTCCTCATCACTTGCAGAGGAGCGTGGCAGGCATGACGAGGCTATCGCTAACTCAATCTCCACCGCCAACTCGGCGGGATGGATGCTGATGGATCATGATGCCGTCGCAGAGTGGCCATGGCGCTACAATCTAGTCTGCGGCATCTCGCCACACTATCCGCTAGGCCAATCCTTTCCCAAGGACTGCCCAGGACTCAGTCCCGAGCTTGAAGCATATTT GTTAGATCTGTATTTTACACACCTCCAGCCGACCTATCCCTTATTCCGCCATTCCTATCCTTGCTTGTCAAGCCGCAAAATCCCAGATCTTTCACCCCGCCTCAGAATGGCCATCTATGCCGTCTCGGCTCGGTTTGCAAGCCCGGAGGTCCTCGGAGGCCCCGCGTCGTCCAAACGATTTGCTCAGCTCGCCATGAACCTCAATAAAGGCACTGATCTCACCATGGATGAGCTCAAGGCATCTGTCCTGCTCTATGTTTACGAAATGACCGAGTCTTTGAGGTGGGACACAGTGGCGGAAATCGCGAGGATCACCCGCATGGCAGAACTCTACTATGCTTTACACTTCGATAGCAGACCCGGCGAGTCGAGCAAGACCAGTATCTTCGACGACTGGATGCACTTGCAGAGCCAAGAAAGGGACATCGGCTCAGGTCCTGATGCCGAAGAATGGAACAGCGTATGGTGGTGCATCTACTCGCTTGACACGAGCTGCAGTGCTGTTAC GTCATTCTCCAATACCATCACCGACAACCTACAAGCAAAGATGGCACTGCCGGCAATGTCGGTTTCCGAGTTCACGAATCCATCGCTCTTTGACCAAGAATCATCTGAAGATGGGTTGCAGTTTATCAAGTCTTCGGCCGGCGCGAAGCACTGGGAGACCATGAGCATGATATTCTCCAAGTCCTCGTGCCGCAATCGGAACCTCTATTTCGGTGCATGTTCACTGATGCGAGCAGTTACCGAGCTCCGATCTCTCACGATACGGAGCCGTGGCCGTGACATACAGAAGCGGTTAAACGAGCTCGAGAGCGACTGCACGGCAACGTCTTTTGCACTCCCTCCGTGGTTTTTCAATCCAATACGTAACTTGGGCATTGCCGAGACAGACGAGGAACATCAGCGTCGGCTGGATGCGCTTCTTGTTTGGTCAGG GGCAAACGTATTGCTGTCCATTTGTGCAGCAAAGATCAGCAGCCACAGTGCTTGCTCGGAGCTGCAGGAGCTCCAAGTCATATGGCTCACAATCTTATCCAAGGCGAACGAGATGGTCCTGATAATCCAGAACTGGAAGCCTGGCTATTTTAAAGCCATAGATCCTATGTGCTCGTACCTGATACTGCTCGCCGCATCCGTGCTCGCATTCGATGGCGAGCTCGGCGCTACAAACGCGTCGATGCCATCTCAGTCGAgtgagcatctcgaccttcTCCAGTTATTCCTAGATCAGATGGGAAATAACTGGCCAATAG CACGCCGTCTTTCAA ATACCTTGAAGTCGTTGCGGGCCAAGTTGTCGGGGCGGAAGCCGGTACACGAAGACGCCCTCAATTACCTCATCCACCTCACCAGCCCCCTCAACGGAACCCTCATGTGTTCTACCGAGAATGGCGTCGATACACAATCGCAGCTCACAGAGGATGCCTCATCATTCCGCTTCCCAGCCGCCAGTGCCTTGGCTGTCCCAGGGGACTCGAGCACGCATTCCAATGGAGAGTTGCCAGATAATGTTGACCCCCAACTTCAAAACTATCAGTGGCTCGACGAGTTTGATCTTGCAAGCTTGGACGATGTTACTGTGGGAATGGATCCGCAGTTATGTTTACAGCAACTTTGA
- a CDS encoding FAA-hydrolase domain-containing protein, whose protein sequence is MSTWKHLIRFLDDEGQTYLASLQAPQTVSEIVNSTVTGYASFADLLEQNGRVVKVVKILSPLPFEGDIICIGTNYREHAKEANLPVPLDPVMWYKPRGALAGPGEVSIPPIAANGFLDYEGELCIVLSRHARDVKVEEASDYILGYTIGNDLTARSYQDPKRGGGQFTRCKAYDGFAPLGPILTNAKTFGSVGDKRIITKVNGTVFQNSLCDLIHSPETLVSFLSQGTTLPAGTVIMTGSPPGIGYFQNPKRNLKDGDIVEVEITNIGTLVNKVVF, encoded by the exons ATGTCTACTTGGAAGCATTTGATACGGTTTCTAGATGACGAGGGTCAGACCTACCTCGCTTCTCTGCAAGCCCCCCAAACCGTCTCCGAGATAGTAAACTCAACCGTGACGGGGTATGCTTCTTTTGCAGATCTGCTTGAGCAAAACGGTAGGGTTGTCAAGGTCGTCAAG ATCCTCTCCCCACTACCGTTTGAAGGAGACATCATCTGTATTGGGACAAACTACAGGGAACATGCAAAGGAAGCGAAT CTCCCTGTTCCTTTAGATCCCGTTATGTGGTACAAACCGAGAGGGGCTTTAGCAGGACCAGGGGAAGTGTCAATCCCTCCTATCGCGGCCAACGGCTTTCTCGACTACGAG GGAGAGCTCTGTATCGTGTTGTCGCGTCATGCGCGAGATGTCAAGGTCGAAGAAGCCTCCGACTACATCCTCGGGTACACCATCGGCAATGACTTGACTGCACGATCTTACCAAGACCCAAAGCGTGGCGGCGGCCAATTCACCCGATGCAAAGCCTATGACGGGTTTGCGCCTCTGGGACCGATCCTCACAAACGCGAAGACGTTCGGCAGCGTGGGGGACAAGAGGATCATCACAAAGGTGAACGGCACTGTGTTTCAGAATAGTCTCTGTGACTTGATACACAGCCCGGAGACCCTGGTCAGCTTCCTTTCCCAAG GAACAACTCTGCCAGCAGGTACGGTGATTATGACGGGCTCGCCACCAGGGATTGGGTATTTCCAGAACCCCAAGCGTAACTTGAAGGATGGGGACATAGTCGAAGTTGAGATAACAAATATTGGGACTCTTGTAAACAAAGTCgtcttttaa
- a CDS encoding Acetoacetate-CoA ligase, which produces MTTWAHPSPQLTKLDAFRRHVNLKYDLALADYEQLHTWSVGKTELFYREIWDFCGVVYSAPPSRVVSDGSSMWPRPEWYPGARLNFTENVLAVGLATHPDKIAVSACREAGTQWKHLTWKQLEREVARYASALKIAHVKAMDRVAAVMTNSLEAVLILLACASIGAIFSSTSPEMGATGITERYLQSQPKVLFLESRVLYGGKWRDLSRKLATVVKKLKGQVTGLQQVVVSGPTWEDDTVISLNKFLDVRLEPLQFLQVPFDHPVYILYSSGTTGPPKCICHSGGGALLKHKMDMALAMDLGIDSIYYQYTSTGWMMWNMLVGALSVGCKIILYDGSPLHPRPSYQLRFLEEQGVTHWGTSPKFLGMLMRGLSGPLPSLAALQTVLISGSALSQELCDWFYTVFPKEVGLHNGSGGTDMLGGIIGGNNLIQIHANELAAAALGMKVEIWDENGNNIDGSGQKGELVITKPFPSMPVTFWGEGGDEKYRNAYFDTFPDVWCHGDFVSRDIKTKGYLIHGRSDGVLNPGGVRFGTAEIYDVVSRFTEVDDSIAVGQRRPQDQEEQVLLFVKTRNGVNFDEALESKIRDAIKTLLSPRHVPAHILHVRDIPYTMSGKKVEKAVNSVVTGERVQNVGAISNAECLKEYEKYAGLPATTWVAKL; this is translated from the exons ATGACAACCTGGGCTCATCCAAGCCCCCAACTGACAAAGCTGGATGCCTTCAGAAGACATGTCAACCTGAAGTACGATCTGGCCCTCGCCGACTACGAGCAACTGCACACGTGGTCGGTGGGCAAGACCGAGTTATTCTACCGGGAGATTTGGGACTTCTGTGGCGTCGTGTACTCAGCGCCTCCCAGTCGAGTTGTCAGTGACGGCTCCAGCATGTGGCCGCGACCAGAATGGTACCCCGGAGCCCGGCTGAACTTCACCGAGAACGTGCTCGCCGTGGGCCTGGCAACACATCCCGACAAGATCGCTGTGTCGGCGTGTCGCGAGGCGGGCACGCAGTGGAAGCATCTGACGTGGAAGCAGCTGGAGCGTGAGGTAGCTCGGTACGCGAGCGCACTGAAAATTGCCCACGTCAAGGCGATGGACCGTGTAGCAG CCGTCATGACAAACTCTCTAGAGGCGGTGCTGATTCTGCTCGCCTGTGCCAGCATCGGCGCCATCTTCTCTTCCACTTCGCCCGAGATGGGGGCGACTGGGATTACCGAGAGGTATCTCCAGTCTCAGCCAAAGGTCCTGTTCCTCGAGTCTCGTGTCCTCTACGGAGGCAAGTGGCGAGACCTCAGCCGGAAGCTGGCAACTGTCGTTAAAAAACTAAAGGGTCAAGTCACTGGACTCCAGCAGGTCGTCGTCAGCGGCCCAACTTGGGAAGATGACACTGT AATCTCCCTCAACAAGTTCCTCGACGTCCGACTAGAGCCCCTGCAGTTCCTGCAGGTCCCGTTTGACCATCCCGTCTACATCTTGTATTC ATCCGGGACCACTGGCCCACCAAAGT GTATCTGTCACTCCGGAGGTGGTGCGCTTCTCAAGCATAAGATGGATATGGCGTTGGCGATGGACCTTGGCATCGACTCGATCTACTATCAGTATACAAGT ACTGGCTGGATGATGTGGAATATGCTTGTGGGAGCCCTCAGCGTTGGTTGTAAGATCATTCTTTACGACGGGAGCCCGCTCCATCCGAGACCGTCTTATCAACTGAGATTTCTCGAAGAACAAGG CGTCACGCATTGGGGCACGAGTCCAAAATTCCTCGGGATGCTCATGCGAGGCCTCAGCGGTCCGTTACCGTCGCTGGCAGCCTTGCAGACAGTGCTCATATCTGGCTCGGCGCTCTCCCAGGAACTCTGTGACTGGTTCTACACAGTCTTTCCGAAAGAAGTCGGCCTCCATAATGGCTCGGGAGGGACGGACATGCTTGGAGGCA TTATTGGCGGCAATAATCTAATACAGATACATGCTAACGAACTTGCGGCTGCCGCTCTGGGCATGAAGGTAGAGATCTGGGATGAGAACGGCAACAATATCGATGGCTCCGGGCAGAAAGGGGAGTTGGTCATCACGAAACCGTTCCCAAGCATGCCGGTGACGTTCTGGGGTGAAGGAGGAGACGAAAAGTACCGAAATGCCTACTTTGATACCTTTCCTGACGTCTGGTGCCATGGAGACTTTGTCAGCAGGGATATCAAGACCAAGGGCTACCTGATCCATGGTCGCAGCGACGGTGTCCTCAACCCTGGTG GAGTTCGATTTGGCACTGCCGAGATATACGACGTGGTCAGCAGATTCACCGAGGTGGACGACAGTATCGCGGTAGGCCAGCGGCGACCCCAGGACCAAGAGGAGCAGGTTCTGCTATTCGTCAAGACGAGGAACGGCGTAAATTTCGACGAGGCGCTGGAGTCAAAGATCCGCGATGCCATAAAGACGTTGCTGAGCCCGAGGCATGTCCCAGCGCATATCCTTCACGTCAGGGACATTCCGTACACCATGAGCGGTAAGAAGGTCGAGAAGGCCGTGAATAGCGTCGTGACAGGGGAGAGAGTGCAGAACGTTGGCGCGATAAGCAACGCCGAGTGTTTAAAGGAATACGAGAAGTATGCCGGCCTGCCAGCTACAACGTGGGTCGCAAAGCTATAG
- a CDS encoding beta-tubulin family protein has product MREIIHLQTGQCGNQVGSAFWQTLHNEHGLDSDGVFRGTTDVQSDRLPVYFSEAAGRKYVPRAVLVDLEPGTMDAIRAGPNSTLFRPDNFIFGQSGAGNNWAKGHYTEGAELIDQVLEVVRRETEACDCLQGFQITHSLGGGTGAGMGTLLISKVREEFPDRMMATFSILPSPRVSEVVVEPYNATLSLHQLVENSDETFCIDNEALYDICKRTLKLSDPSYGDLNHLISAVMSGLTTCLRFPGQLNSDLRKLAVNMVPFPRLHFFTVGFAPLTSLSSRSFRAITIPELTQQLFDPKNAMSASDYRNGRFLTCSAIFRGKIGMKEVEDQIGQIQNRNSSYFVEWIPNNIQTALCSVPPSGLNLSSTFVGNSTAIQELFKRIGSQFALMFRRKAFLHWYTGEGMDEMEFTEAESNMNDLISEYQQYQEAEVGDEEYDEEEEIFEE; this is encoded by the exons ATGCGTGAGATC ATTCATCTACAGACAGGCCAATGC GGCAACCAAGTCGGATCTGCCTTTTG GCAGACTCTTCATAATGAGCACGGTCTTGACAGCGACGGCGT GTTTCGTGGTACAACCGACGTCCAGTCCGACCGTTTGCCAGTCTACTTTAGCGAA GCAGCCGGTCGTAAATACGTCCCCCGTGCAGTCCTCGTCGACCTGGAACCGGGTACTATGGACGCAATCCGTGCCGGGCCCAACAGCACGCTATTCCGTCCTGATAACTTCATCTTTGGCCAGTCCGGGGCCGGAAACAACTGGGCCAAGGGCCACTATACTGAAGGAGCCGAACTCATTGACCAAGTCCTCGAGGTCGTCCGCCGTGAGACTGAAGCCTGCGACTGTCTGCAGGGATTTCAGATCACGCACTCCCTCGGCGGCGGGACGGGAGCCGGGATGGGCACTCTTTTGATATCTAAAGTGCGCGAGGAATTTCCAGATAGGATGATGGCAACATTTTCTATCTTGCCCTCGCCGCGGGTCTCCGAGGTGGTTGTGGAACCGTATAACGCTACCTTGTCTCTCCATCAGCTCGTTGAGAACTCAGATGAGACATTTTGCATTGATAACGAGGCTCTTTACGACATCTGCAAGAGGACACTTAAGCTCAGTGATCCGAGCTATGGGGACCTAAACCACTTGATCTCAGCGGTCATGTCAGGCCTCACGACCTGCCTTCGGTTCCCAGGCCAGTTGAACTCAGATTTGCGGAAGCTGGCCGTGAATATGGTCCCTTTTCCTCGCCTCCACTTCTTCACAGTGGGATTTGCTCCCCTCACGAGTCTTAGTAGCCGGTCATTCagagccatcaccatcccagAGCTCACGCAACAACTCTTTGACCCGAAAAACGCCATGTCTGCGTCAGACTATCGGAACGGCCGCTTCCTAACTTGCTCGGCTATTTT CCGTGGTAAGATCGGTATGAAGGAAGTCGAAGATCAAATCGGACAGATCCAAAACAGAAATTCGTCGTATTTCGTTGAGTGGATCCCGAATAACATCCAAACGGCCCTTTGCTCTGTTCCGCCGTCCGGGCTGAACCTCTCTTCGACGTTTGTCGGCAACTCGACGGCTATACAAGAGCTTTTCAAGCGCATCGGGAGCCAGTTTGCACTCATGTTTAGGAGAAAGGCGTTCCTTCATTGGTATACAGGGGAGGGGATGGACGAGATGGAATTCACTGAGGCTGAATCCAATATGAATGACCTGATTTCAGAATATCAGCAGTATCAGGAGGCCGAGGTGGGGGATGAAGAgtatgatgaagaggaggaaatcTTTGAGGAATAA